The following proteins come from a genomic window of Salvia hispanica cultivar TCC Black 2014 chromosome 4, UniMelb_Shisp_WGS_1.0, whole genome shotgun sequence:
- the LOC125221368 gene encoding probable cytokinin riboside 5'-monophosphate phosphoribohydrolase LOG6, whose protein sequence is MEENKGSESRFNRVSVFCGSSTGNKDYYRDAALQLGQELVSRKIDLVYGGGSVGLMGLISKEVHAGGRHVLGVIPTVLMSKEIIGETVGEVCRVANMHDRKAEMFRQSDCFIALPGGYGTMEELMEVITWAQLGIHHKPVGLLNVQGYYDTLLSFMDKAVDDGFIEPYHRQIIVSASTAQELLRKLEEYVPSHEGVVVVAKLEEEEVELSH, encoded by the exons ATGGAGGAGAATAAGGGAAGTGAGTCAAGATTTAATAGGGTCTCTGTATTCTGTGGAAGCAGCACAGGCAACAAGGATTACTATAGAGATGCTGCTCTACAGTTGGGCCAAGAATTG GTTTCAAGAAAAATAGATCTCGTGTATGGAGGGGGCAGTGTTGGACTGATGGGGCTGATCTCGAAGGAGGTCCATGCCGGCGGCCGACATGTTTTAGG AGTCATCCCCACAGTGTTAATGTCCAAAGAG ATAATTGGAGAAACAGTAGGAGAGGTTTGTCGGGTTGCAAACATGCACGACAGAAAAGCAGAAATGTTCCGACAATCTGACTGTTTCATAGCTCTTCCAG GGGGTTATGGAACAATGGAAGAATTAATGGAAGTGATTACTTGGGCTCAGCTTGGGATTCACCACAAGCCT GTGGGTTTATTAAATGTACAAGGCTACTACGACACTCTGCTGAGTTTCATGGATAAGGCCGTCGATGATGGATTCATCGAGCCATATCACCGCCAGATCATCGTCTCCGCCTCAACCGCGCAGGAACTCCTCCGAAAACTCgag GAATATGTCCCCTCGCATGAAGGAGTGGTGGTGGTTGCTAAgctagaagaagaagaagtggaGCTCAGCCATTGA